Proteins from a genomic interval of Gluconacetobacter diazotrophicus PA1 5:
- a CDS encoding Ivy family c-type lysozyme inhibitor, translating into MPFVPGSIRRLPACVLIAALACLTMARAHAAGQPQTADLLLEAPYRQAYVAMQRFPDWIRRGRATSAPSSQVTMDGQTYIVGHLCQPHDCGNNQLDIVFAPGGRAAWGLLHTRTDESHPFLQSWLGAPDEKMQALLLRAYAAGNPESR; encoded by the coding sequence ATGCCCTTCGTCCCCGGATCCATCCGTCGTCTCCCGGCCTGCGTCCTGATCGCCGCCCTGGCCTGCCTGACGATGGCGCGCGCCCATGCCGCCGGCCAGCCCCAGACCGCCGACCTGCTGCTGGAAGCCCCGTATCGCCAGGCCTATGTCGCCATGCAGCGCTTCCCGGACTGGATCCGGCGCGGCCGTGCGACCTCGGCCCCCAGCAGCCAGGTCACGATGGACGGCCAGACCTACATCGTGGGCCATCTGTGCCAGCCGCATGATTGCGGCAACAACCAGCTCGACATCGTCTTCGCCCCCGGAGGCCGCGCCGCATGGGGCCTGCTGCACACCCGCACCGACGAAAGCCACCCCTTCCTGCAAAGCTGGCTGGGCGCGCCGGATGAAAAGATGCAGGCCCTGCTGCTGCGGGCCTATGCCGCCGGCAACCCCGAAAGCCGCTAA
- a CDS encoding siderophore-interacting protein, which yields MNALSSPAPRARPPVRLRMMQVVRVEDLSPRMRRVVFTGPDLADFRTAAADDHVKLFFPAPGQYRPVLPAIGPDGRPVRDPAVPVIARDYTPRRFDPACGELSIEFVLHGDGPATSWAAQAAPGQWLGVGGPRGSFVISGDHAGYLLIGDETALPAIARRLEELPAGTTVTALIEVEDAAEERRLSSAADARVLWLPRAGAPAGRSPVLLDALRRLALDTRNLHVWIGAEIETVRALRTYLIEEEAIPRDRIRAAGYWRLGTSNGGERIRD from the coding sequence ATGAACGCATTATCTTCTCCGGCGCCGCGCGCCCGTCCGCCGGTGCGGCTGCGCATGATGCAGGTCGTCCGCGTGGAAGATCTGTCGCCGCGCATGCGGCGCGTCGTCTTCACCGGTCCCGACCTGGCGGACTTCAGGACCGCCGCCGCCGACGATCACGTCAAGCTGTTCTTTCCCGCGCCGGGGCAGTATCGGCCCGTCCTGCCGGCCATCGGCCCCGATGGACGGCCTGTTCGCGATCCCGCGGTCCCCGTCATCGCCCGGGACTATACGCCCCGGCGGTTCGATCCCGCGTGCGGCGAACTGAGCATCGAGTTCGTGCTGCACGGTGATGGCCCCGCCACAAGCTGGGCCGCGCAGGCCGCGCCCGGACAATGGCTGGGGGTCGGCGGCCCGCGCGGTTCGTTCGTGATATCCGGCGATCATGCCGGTTATCTCCTGATCGGGGACGAAACCGCGCTGCCGGCGATCGCGCGGCGCCTGGAAGAACTGCCCGCCGGCACCACGGTGACGGCGCTGATCGAAGTCGAGGACGCAGCCGAGGAACGTCGCCTGTCGAGCGCCGCCGACGCGCGGGTCCTGTGGCTGCCCCGCGCCGGCGCACCGGCCGGGCGATCCCCGGTGCTGCTTGACGCTCTGCGCCGCCTCGCCCTGGACACGCGGAACCTGCATGTGTGGATCGGGGCGGAAATCGAGACCGTCCGGGCGCTGCGGACCTACCTGATCGAAGAAGAAGCGATACCGCGCGACCGGATCCGTGCCGCCGGATACTGGCGCCTGGGCACGTCCAACGGCGGCGAACGCATTCGGGATTAG
- a CDS encoding PadR family transcriptional regulator, protein MFRDHHPTHRLHHILHAIGRRHGRHGFGRGFGGGFGRGFGGGDFPAGRKFSSEELQLVLLSLLADRPAHGYELIRLLEEKSGGFYAPSPGMVYPALTYLEEIGHATVTPEGNRKLYTLTDEGRAYLEANRGHADAILDMLARIGGRMAEVRDAFAGVDAPDPQAADDLHRARHAIKQALMRKRGCAPDEARRIARILDRAATEILGSSD, encoded by the coding sequence ATGTTTAGAGATCATCATCCCACTCACCGTCTTCATCATATCCTCCATGCCATCGGTCGCCGCCACGGGCGCCACGGGTTCGGCCGTGGCTTCGGCGGCGGCTTCGGCCGGGGGTTCGGGGGCGGCGACTTCCCGGCCGGCCGCAAGTTCAGTTCGGAGGAACTCCAACTGGTCCTGCTCAGCCTGCTCGCGGACCGTCCGGCGCACGGATACGAACTGATCCGCCTGCTGGAAGAAAAATCGGGCGGGTTCTACGCGCCCAGCCCCGGCATGGTCTATCCGGCCCTGACCTACCTGGAGGAAATCGGCCATGCGACCGTCACGCCGGAGGGCAATCGCAAGCTCTACACCCTGACCGACGAGGGCCGCGCCTACCTGGAGGCCAATCGGGGCCATGCGGACGCCATCCTCGACATGCTGGCCCGCATCGGCGGCCGGATGGCCGAAGTGCGTGATGCCTTCGCGGGTGTCGATGCCCCCGATCCGCAGGCGGCGGACGACCTGCACCGGGCGCGTCACGCCATCAAGCAGGCGCTGATGCGCAAGCGCGGCTGCGCGCCGGACGAAGCACGCCGCATCGCGCGTATCCTCGACCGTGCGGCGACCGAGATCCTCGGCAGCTCGGACTGA